A portion of the Homalodisca vitripennis isolate AUS2020 chromosome 2, UT_GWSS_2.1, whole genome shotgun sequence genome contains these proteins:
- the LOC124353689 gene encoding mpv17-like protein 2, whose translation MQSNVLLLRLFNSKVIKRCRQLGRTMFSKYLLLTNVGISISLSGAGDIIEQHYEIVTKQKEKWDRVRTHHMSISGMTVGIVCHTWYKYLDRALPGRTLTIVMKKVIIDQIVCSPICISVFFLTLSYLEHLPWEVTKKEIITKGKRLYIAEWVVWPPAQVVNFYFLPTRFRVLYDNTISLGYDVYTSYVRHDNSDEEKQTNLAVINEDSRDTKENS comes from the coding sequence ATGCAGTCAAATGTCTTACTTCTTAGACTATTTAACTCCAAGGTTATTAAAAGATGCAGACAACTTGGTAGAACTATGTTTAGCAAGTATTTATTGTTGACAAATGTTGGAATTTCAATATCATTGTCTGGTGCCGGGGATATTATTGAACAACACTATGaaattgttacaaaacaaaaagaaaagtgGGATAGGGTAAGAACTCATCACATGTCTATATCAGGTATGACTGTTGGTATTGTTTGCCATACTTGGTATAAATATTTGGACAGAGCTTTGCCAGGCAGGACTTTGACTATTGTTATGAAAAAGGTTATCATAGATCAAATTGTTTGTTCGCCAATTTGCATCTCAGTGTTTTTTCTGACCTTGAGCTACTTAGAGCATTTACCATGGGAAGTCACTAAAAAGGAAATTATTACAAAAGGAAAGAGGTTGTACATTGCAGAATGGGTTGTGTGGCCGCCAGCACAAGTTGTAAACTTCTATTTTTTGCCAACAAGATTCAGAGTTTTATATGACAACACAATATCATTAGGGTATGATGTTTACACATCTTATGTGAGACATGATAACTCAGATGAAGAGAAACAAACCAACTTAGCTGTTATAAATGAAGATTCCAGAGACACTAAAGAGAATTCATAA
- the LOC124356217 gene encoding disks large-associated protein 5-like, with protein METSELRNLYECERNRLNTLCDKWQKVLDKTPTKSINDENRGKIMAVLGQTRLLLNKKMKQFEGLLSDSNTDSEFTHPPITLQDLEGFWELVMIQVNEMYIKFKSLEEGNVPGEGNRVHTPKYRASPMPRYR; from the exons ATGGAAACGTCAGAATTAAGAAACCTTTACGAGTGTGAAAGAAACCGTTTAAATACGTTATGCGATAAATGGCAAAAAGTTCTAGACAAAACCCCAACAAAAAGTATCAATGATGAAAATAGAGGAAAGATAATGGCGGTGTTAG GTCAGACCAGGCTTTTACTCAACAAGAAGATGAAACAATTTGAAGGTTTGCTATCAGACAGTAACACGGACTCAGAGTTCACTCATCCACCTATCACATTACAGGACTTGGAGGGCTTCTGGGAACTCGTTATGATTCAA GTGAACGAGATGTACATCAAATTCAAGAGTCTTGAAGAGGGAAATGTTCCAGGAGAG GGCAATAGAGTTCACACTCCAAAGTACAGAGCGAGTCCCATGCCTCGGTATCGGTGA